The Roseomonas aeriglobus genome includes a window with the following:
- the vsr gene encoding DNA mismatch endonuclease Vsr yields the protein MADTLTPAGRSERMSRIRGKNSKPEMLVRRIVHGMGYRYRLHDKRLPGSPDLVFRGRKKVIFVHGCFWHRHPDPNCKLARMPKSRQDFWGPKLEGNRDRDERNRAMLDRKGWRELVVWECECGQTEHLKNKIRGFLDDDQGNAHAGH from the coding sequence GTGGCGGACACTCTCACCCCGGCAGGCCGCTCCGAGCGCATGAGCCGCATTCGGGGCAAGAACAGCAAGCCCGAGATGCTGGTGCGCCGCATCGTGCATGGCATGGGCTACCGCTATCGGCTTCACGACAAGCGTCTACCCGGTAGCCCCGACCTTGTGTTTCGCGGCCGGAAGAAAGTCATCTTTGTCCACGGATGTTTCTGGCATCGTCATCCCGATCCGAATTGCAAACTGGCGCGAATGCCAAAATCCCGGCAGGATTTCTGGGGACCGAAGCTGGAGGGCAACCGCGATCGAGACGAGCGCAATCGTGCGATGCTGGACCGAAAGGGCTGGCGGGAGCTGGTTGTTTGGGAATGCGAATGCGGGCAAACGGAACACTTGAAGAACAAAATACGTGGATTTCTCGATGACGACCAAGGAAACGCCCATGCGGGCCATTGA
- a CDS encoding Eco29kI family restriction endonuclease, with protein sequence MSRKPTPAPSPIAELRANLDQLIEQTTSTTLSAPRRRTLEKEIRGVIEELGSFLNTLDPIRQPSAVFDPSNPKVVGRFVSLALVAQQRHPLAEIPRFYGSGIYAIYYNGPFPLYAPISGSETPIYVGQAAPAINNARTPLEQGPRLCGRLSDHRKNIGTAITTLDLADFQFRSLVVQSGWETAAEDYMIHLFRPIWNSETSILYGLGKHGDDATTRANKRSPWDTLHPGRKWAEKSKEDAKSPATIETELSRHFEEHPVFPDLEHVLTSFLDELRQV encoded by the coding sequence ATGAGCCGTAAACCCACACCCGCGCCGTCGCCGATCGCCGAACTGCGCGCGAATCTCGACCAGCTCATCGAACAGACGACCTCGACCACCCTGTCGGCGCCGCGGCGACGGACGCTTGAGAAGGAAATCCGGGGTGTCATCGAGGAGCTAGGCTCTTTTCTGAACACGCTGGACCCGATCCGGCAGCCTTCGGCGGTGTTTGATCCCAGCAATCCCAAGGTGGTGGGGCGGTTCGTCTCGCTCGCGCTGGTCGCGCAGCAGCGTCACCCGTTGGCCGAGATACCGCGCTTCTATGGCTCCGGCATCTACGCCATCTACTACAACGGCCCATTTCCGCTGTATGCGCCCATCAGCGGAAGCGAGACGCCAATCTACGTCGGCCAGGCCGCGCCCGCGATCAACAATGCCCGTACCCCGCTGGAGCAGGGGCCGCGGCTTTGTGGGCGTCTTTCAGACCACCGTAAGAACATCGGTACGGCCATCACCACGCTCGACCTTGCCGACTTTCAGTTCCGATCGCTGGTCGTTCAGAGCGGCTGGGAAACGGCGGCCGAGGATTACATGATCCATCTGTTCCGGCCGATTTGGAACAGCGAGACGAGCATACTCTATGGCTTGGGCAAGCATGGAGATGACGCGACCACCCGAGCCAATAAGCGCTCGCCGTGGGACACGCTCCATCCCGGCCGGAAATGGGCGGAAAAGTCCAAGGAAGATGCCAAATCGCCGGCAACGATCGAGACGGAGCTAAGCCGGCATTTTGAGGAGCACCCGGTATTTCCGGACCTTGAGCATGTGCTGACCAGCTTTTTGGACGAACTGCGTCAGGTGTAA
- a CDS encoding DNA cytosine methyltransferase: MRAIELFAGAGGLGMGISKAGFRPMQVVEWDRWCCDTIRENRKVKAGGISHWPLPTEGDIRAVDFRQHEGKIDLVTGGPPCQPFSLGGKHRAHADARDMWPEAVRVVRETRPRAFVFENVKGLTRASFATYLAHIVHQLTYPELTLRPGETWMEHMARLERHHTAKGGSDELRYNVVYRVLNAANHGVPQRRERVVFVGFRADLGIEWSFPEATHSLEALLWEQVRTGDYWERHEIAKRDRVLDPRFRARGMALLEKPADKPWLTVRDAIGDLPDPELQPELAAACLNHRFQGGARSYVGHTGSPLDEPAKTLKAGVHGVPGGENMLRRADGSVRYFSVRESARLQTFPDKYRFHGSWTESMRQLGNAVPVKLAQAVGENVARHLTAA, from the coding sequence ATGCGGGCCATTGAGCTATTCGCCGGCGCCGGCGGGCTGGGCATGGGGATCAGCAAGGCGGGATTCCGTCCCATGCAGGTGGTCGAATGGGATCGCTGGTGCTGCGATACGATTCGAGAGAACCGCAAGGTAAAGGCGGGTGGTATTAGCCATTGGCCGTTGCCGACCGAGGGTGACATTCGAGCCGTCGATTTTCGACAGCACGAAGGCAAGATCGACCTTGTGACGGGTGGACCACCTTGCCAGCCATTCTCCCTTGGCGGGAAGCATCGAGCACATGCCGACGCGCGCGACATGTGGCCGGAAGCTGTCCGGGTTGTGCGCGAGACGCGCCCGCGCGCGTTCGTGTTTGAGAACGTGAAGGGGCTGACCAGGGCGAGCTTCGCCACCTACCTTGCTCATATCGTCCACCAGCTCACCTATCCCGAACTCACGTTGCGGCCGGGCGAGACGTGGATGGAGCACATGGCGCGCCTAGAGCGTCACCACACCGCCAAGGGCGGTTCGGACGAGCTGCGTTACAACGTCGTGTATCGGGTGCTCAACGCAGCCAATCACGGGGTGCCACAACGGCGTGAGCGTGTCGTGTTCGTCGGCTTCCGCGCGGACCTTGGCATTGAATGGTCCTTCCCGGAGGCAACCCACTCGCTCGAAGCGTTGCTATGGGAGCAGGTACGAACGGGTGACTATTGGGAGCGGCACGAGATCGCCAAGCGCGACCGGGTGCTTGATCCACGCTTCCGCGCCCGCGGCATGGCGCTGTTGGAGAAGCCGGCGGACAAGCCGTGGCTGACCGTGCGGGACGCGATTGGAGACCTTCCTGATCCGGAGCTTCAGCCGGAACTCGCGGCTGCCTGCCTCAACCATCGATTCCAAGGTGGCGCCCGCAGCTATGTGGGCCACACTGGCAGTCCGCTTGATGAACCAGCCAAGACGCTCAAGGCGGGCGTCCACGGTGTCCCGGGGGGCGAGAACATGCTGCGTCGCGCCGATGGAAGCGTGCGCTATTTCAGCGTCCGAGAGAGCGCCCGGCTACAGACCTTCCCTGACAAGTACCGCTTTCATGGCTCATGGACCGAGTCCATGCGCCAGCTCGGCAACGCCGTCCCGGTGAAGCTCGCGCAGGCCGTTGGAGAGAACGTGGCGAGGCATTTGACCGCCGCATGA
- a CDS encoding conjugal transfer protein TraD, producing MRKVRDYNAELKALEDKARGLKARRVEQLGQLVTATGADTLDMETLAGVLLDAAASQNAEAKEAWRAKGAAFFQRRGRKGGRTAGGNGDSAGTQPGADPASGSGTASD from the coding sequence ATGCGCAAGGTGCGGGACTACAACGCGGAGCTGAAGGCGCTGGAGGACAAGGCGCGTGGGCTGAAGGCGCGCCGGGTCGAACAGCTCGGGCAGCTCGTCACCGCTACGGGTGCAGATACACTCGACATGGAAACGCTTGCCGGTGTGCTGCTCGATGCCGCCGCGTCACAGAACGCGGAAGCGAAGGAGGCATGGCGTGCGAAGGGCGCCGCCTTCTTTCAACGACGCGGGCGCAAAGGTGGGCGGACTGCTGGCGGCAACGGCGACAGCGCAGGTACGCAACCGGGCGCTGATCCAGCGTCTGGAAGCGGCACGGCGTCGGACTGA
- a CDS encoding conjugal transfer protein TraD, which produces MQRRERTRHLIELGGLVQKAGLVDLADDDRATIYGALLELVGRARGDDVGDMVALWNRRGKRAFDAEAEGKETVA; this is translated from the coding sequence GTGCAACGGCGCGAACGCACCCGCCACCTGATCGAGCTAGGCGGCCTCGTTCAGAAGGCCGGTTTGGTTGATCTCGCTGACGACGATCGCGCCACCATTTACGGCGCGCTGCTGGAACTGGTCGGCCGTGCTCGCGGTGATGACGTCGGCGATATGGTGGCACTCTGGAACCGACGCGGCAAGCGGGCCTTCGACGCGGAAGCGGAAGGCAAGGAGACGGTGGCATGA
- a CDS encoding type IV secretory system conjugative DNA transfer family protein: MPGRRISPLFAVLVAAVVLFASHSWLKGIFGYGEIATDIPFLLAGAILFLAWRVNRRAANRRSSLLGSARFGDRGDVRRLEGNGDLLIGRSIEGGKLLRYDGPAHLLTMAPTRSGKGVGTIIPNLLTLDRSVVCIDPKGENARVTARARAAKGDVWCLDPFGVSGRPTARYNPLAWLDPTSPDLAEDAQTIADALVHDAPGQSGEAHWNEEAKALIAGVILHTVVHEPPARVTLATVRDKLTRDPAGFATLLADMQASTSAGGLIARAANRQLGKSNREAAGVLSSAQRHTHFMDSPRLVDSTSASDFRFADLKERPGTVFLCLPPDRLDTYARWLRLLVGQAVTDMARSPARPASPVLFLLDEFAALGRLEPVERAMGLMAGYGLQLWPILQDMHQLRALYGERAGTFLSNAGVVQTFGVNDHATADMLSRTIGDTTIEYETASTSQKTSWFDSPDHSTSVSGHVAARRLVTPDEIMRMPADTLLLLRQGERPLWAKKIRYYDQREFARLFDPA; encoded by the coding sequence ATGCCCGGCAGGCGGATCAGCCCGCTGTTCGCGGTGCTCGTCGCCGCGGTCGTGCTGTTCGCCAGCCACAGCTGGCTCAAGGGCATCTTCGGCTATGGCGAGATTGCCACCGACATTCCGTTCCTGCTGGCCGGCGCGATCCTGTTCCTGGCCTGGCGCGTCAATCGCCGCGCCGCGAACCGGCGCAGCTCGCTGCTCGGCTCGGCCCGCTTCGGCGATCGGGGAGACGTGCGCCGGCTTGAGGGAAACGGGGATCTTCTGATCGGCCGCTCCATCGAAGGCGGCAAGCTGCTGCGCTACGACGGACCCGCCCATCTGCTGACGATGGCCCCTACCCGCTCAGGGAAAGGCGTCGGCACGATCATCCCCAACCTGCTCACGCTGGACCGCTCGGTGGTCTGCATCGACCCCAAGGGCGAGAATGCCCGCGTCACAGCCCGTGCGAGGGCCGCCAAGGGCGATGTGTGGTGCCTGGACCCCTTCGGCGTCTCGGGGCGCCCCACGGCCCGCTACAACCCTCTGGCGTGGCTTGATCCGACCAGCCCCGACTTGGCGGAGGATGCACAGACGATCGCCGATGCGCTGGTCCATGACGCACCGGGGCAATCGGGCGAGGCACACTGGAACGAGGAAGCCAAGGCGCTGATCGCCGGCGTGATCCTGCACACCGTCGTCCACGAGCCCCCTGCCCGCGTCACGCTGGCGACCGTGCGCGACAAGCTCACCCGCGATCCCGCCGGCTTCGCCACGCTGCTCGCCGACATGCAGGCCAGCACCAGCGCCGGCGGCCTCATCGCGCGCGCCGCCAATCGCCAGCTCGGCAAGTCGAACCGGGAGGCCGCGGGCGTGCTCTCCTCGGCGCAGCGCCACACCCACTTCATGGACAGCCCGCGCCTGGTGGACAGCACCTCGGCATCCGACTTCCGGTTCGCGGACCTGAAGGAGCGGCCGGGTACCGTGTTCCTGTGCCTCCCGCCCGATCGGCTCGACACCTATGCGCGCTGGCTGCGGCTGCTGGTCGGGCAGGCCGTCACCGACATGGCGCGATCCCCTGCCCGCCCGGCAAGCCCGGTGCTGTTCCTGCTCGATGAGTTCGCAGCCCTCGGCCGACTGGAGCCGGTGGAACGTGCGATGGGGCTGATGGCGGGTTATGGCCTCCAGCTCTGGCCGATCCTTCAGGACATGCACCAGCTCCGCGCGCTCTATGGCGAACGCGCCGGCACCTTCCTGTCCAATGCCGGCGTGGTCCAGACATTCGGGGTCAACGATCATGCGACGGCCGACATGCTCTCGCGCACGATCGGCGACACCACGATCGAATATGAGACCGCCAGCACGTCACAGAAAACGAGCTGGTTCGACAGCCCGGACCATTCCACCAGCGTCAGCGGCCACGTCGCCGCGCGCAGGCTGGTGACACCGGACGAAATCATGCGGATGCCCGCCGACACCCTTCTGCTGCTGCGGCAGGGCGAACGCCCGCTCTGGGCGAAGAAAATCCGCTATTACGATCAGCGCGAGTTCGCCCGCCTGTTCGATCCGGCGTGA
- the traA gene encoding Ti-type conjugative transfer relaxase TraA, whose translation MAIYHFSAKVISRANGSSAVASAAYRSASELHDERLGRNHDFSNKAGVIHSEVLLPEGAPERLTDRTTLWNEVEAGEKRKDAQLAREVEFSIPREMSETQGVSLARDFVEREFVKRGMVADLNVHWDKAKDGSPKPHAHVMLAMREVGPEGFGKKVRDWNSTELLKGWREAWAAHVNERMVELGLEGRIDHRSYEDQGIALEPQHKIGPAGMRRLDRGEDAERAEDHRRIARENGEKIAADPRIALDGITRQQATFTTRDLAAFAFRHSDGKEQFDQVMAAVRASPELVALGKDGRDQERFTSRDMIATEARLEKAGDELARRDGHGVSERHRVGALGAAEDRGLVLSGEQRDAFDHITEGRGLASVIGYAGTGKSAMLGVAREAWEREGYQVRGAALSGIAAENLEGGSGIQSRTIASLEHAWAHGRDQLSRNDVLVVDEAGMIGTRQMERVLSHARDAGAKVVLVGDPHQLQAIEAGAAFRSIAERHGAAEITEVRRQHEDWQKDATRALATGRTAEAIHAYTDRGMVHAADTREGARADLVDGWDRQRQADPDKTRIILTHTNAEVRELNQEARERVRASGGLGEDVGVTVDRGARDFAAGDRIMFLRNERSLGVKNGTLGTLERVEGGHMAVRLDGGGRAAFDLKDYAAVDHGYAATFHKSQGVTVDRAHLLATPGMDRHSAYVGMSRHRDGVQLHYGRDDFADQRQLARVLSRDRAKDMAGDYAVPSDEDRARSFAERREIRWPERAREIGHQVRDKARGMFAGFRPKPVATPEKASMPDRAEVAIGAKPDQGKAIERYARAAADIGRMRARELPVLPHQESALRRAGEALDQVRPDGARDLDSAFRRDPGLVGQAAEGKIGGAARAMAEERRVRLDPDARADRFVESWRGLARERAGGDQAGAEKAVTRMGAMAEGLRRDPELAKALERRALELELKLERGRSIEKSLEQSIGIGRERDRGMSL comes from the coding sequence ATGGCGATCTACCATTTCAGCGCCAAGGTCATCAGCCGTGCGAACGGATCCAGCGCCGTCGCGTCTGCCGCCTATCGCTCCGCATCCGAGCTTCACGACGAGCGGCTTGGGCGCAATCACGACTTCTCCAACAAGGCCGGCGTCATCCACTCCGAGGTGTTGCTGCCAGAGGGCGCGCCGGAGCGTCTGACGGATCGCACGACGCTGTGGAACGAGGTGGAGGCAGGCGAGAAGCGCAAGGACGCACAGCTTGCCCGCGAGGTGGAGTTCTCGATCCCGCGTGAGATGAGCGAGACGCAGGGCGTAAGCCTCGCCCGCGATTTCGTGGAGAGAGAGTTCGTGAAGCGCGGGATGGTCGCTGACCTCAACGTGCATTGGGACAAGGCGAAGGACGGAAGCCCTAAGCCGCACGCGCACGTCATGCTGGCAATGCGCGAAGTAGGTCCGGAGGGGTTCGGCAAGAAGGTCCGCGACTGGAACTCGACCGAGTTGTTGAAGGGCTGGCGCGAGGCATGGGCGGCACACGTCAATGAGCGCATGGTGGAGCTGGGGCTGGAGGGGCGGATCGACCATCGCTCCTATGAAGACCAGGGCATTGCGCTGGAGCCGCAGCACAAGATCGGGCCGGCGGGAATGCGCCGGCTCGACCGCGGCGAGGACGCCGAACGTGCCGAGGATCATCGGCGGATCGCCCGGGAAAATGGCGAGAAGATCGCGGCCGACCCGCGCATCGCGCTCGACGGCATCACACGGCAACAGGCGACCTTCACGACCCGCGACCTTGCCGCGTTTGCCTTCCGTCATTCGGATGGCAAGGAGCAGTTCGACCAGGTGATGGCGGCGGTGCGCGCCAGTCCCGAGCTGGTGGCATTGGGCAAGGACGGACGCGACCAGGAGCGGTTCACCTCCCGCGACATGATCGCGACCGAGGCGCGCTTGGAGAAGGCGGGCGACGAGCTGGCGCGACGCGATGGGCATGGCGTGTCCGAGCGGCACCGTGTCGGTGCGCTTGGGGCTGCCGAGGACCGCGGGCTGGTGCTGTCGGGCGAGCAGCGCGACGCCTTTGACCATATCACCGAGGGCCGCGGGCTGGCGTCGGTGATCGGCTATGCCGGCACGGGCAAGTCGGCGATGCTGGGCGTCGCGCGCGAGGCATGGGAGCGCGAGGGCTATCAGGTGCGCGGCGCGGCCTTGTCCGGGATCGCAGCCGAAAACCTTGAGGGCGGATCAGGCATCCAGTCCCGCACCATCGCCAGCCTTGAACATGCGTGGGCGCATGGCCGCGACCAGCTGTCCCGCAACGACGTGCTGGTGGTGGACGAGGCAGGCATGATCGGCACCCGCCAAATGGAGCGGGTGCTGTCCCATGCCCGTGACGCCGGCGCCAAGGTGGTGCTGGTGGGTGATCCCCACCAGTTGCAGGCGATCGAAGCCGGCGCGGCGTTCCGGTCGATCGCGGAACGGCACGGTGCGGCCGAGATCACCGAGGTTCGCCGGCAGCACGAGGACTGGCAGAAGGACGCGACGCGGGCACTGGCGACCGGCCGTACGGCCGAGGCGATCCACGCCTACACCGACCGCGGCATGGTCCACGCGGCCGACACACGCGAGGGGGCGCGGGCCGATCTGGTGGACGGGTGGGATCGTCAGCGCCAAGCCGATCCGGACAAGACACGCATCATTCTCACCCACACCAATGCCGAGGTGCGCGAGCTGAACCAGGAGGCACGCGAACGGGTGCGCGCATCGGGCGGGCTAGGCGAGGACGTGGGTGTTACCGTCGATCGGGGCGCACGCGACTTCGCAGCCGGCGACCGGATCATGTTCCTGCGCAACGAGCGCTCGCTGGGCGTGAAGAACGGCACGCTGGGCACGCTGGAGCGGGTCGAGGGCGGGCACATGGCGGTGCGGCTCGACGGGGGCGGCCGCGCTGCGTTCGACCTCAAGGACTATGCCGCGGTCGATCACGGCTATGCCGCTACCTTCCACAAGTCGCAGGGCGTGACGGTCGATCGCGCGCATCTTCTCGCCACCCCCGGCATGGACCGGCACAGCGCCTATGTCGGCATGTCGCGGCACCGCGACGGGGTGCAGCTCCACTATGGCCGTGACGACTTCGCCGACCAGCGCCAGCTTGCCCGCGTGCTATCGCGCGACCGCGCCAAGGACATGGCCGGCGATTATGCCGTGCCCTCCGACGAGGACCGGGCGCGCAGCTTCGCCGAGCGGCGCGAGATACGCTGGCCCGAGCGCGCCCGTGAGATCGGCCACCAGGTCCGCGACAAGGCCAGAGGCATGTTTGCCGGCTTCCGGCCGAAGCCTGTTGCCACGCCCGAGAAGGCGTCCATGCCGGATCGCGCCGAGGTGGCGATCGGCGCCAAGCCGGATCAGGGCAAGGCGATTGAACGGTATGCGCGCGCGGCAGCCGATATAGGCCGGATGCGCGCGCGGGAGTTGCCGGTGCTTCCGCATCAGGAGAGCGCGCTACGCCGTGCCGGCGAGGCGCTGGACCAGGTGCGGCCCGATGGCGCGCGCGACCTCGACTCAGCGTTCCGCCGCGATCCCGGACTGGTCGGGCAGGCGGCCGAGGGCAAGATTGGCGGCGCGGCGCGCGCGATGGCCGAGGAGCGCCGGGTGCGGCTCGACCCCGACGCGCGCGCCGACCGGTTCGTGGAGAGCTGGCGGGGGCTGGCGCGCGAGCGGGCAGGCGGTGACCAGGCCGGGGCCGAGAAGGCCGTCACGCGCATGGGCGCGATGGCGGAGGGCCTGCGCCGCGACCCCGAGCTGGCGAAGGCGCTGGAACGCCGCGCGCTCGAGCTGGAGCTGAAACTGGAACGCGGCCGGAGCATCGAAAAATCGCTGGAGCAGTCAATCGGGATCGGCCGCGAGCGCGACAGGGGCATGAGCCTATAA